A genomic stretch from Anticarsia gemmatalis isolate Benzon Research Colony breed Stoneville strain chromosome 26, ilAntGemm2 primary, whole genome shotgun sequence includes:
- the LOC142984084 gene encoding RNA polymerase-associated protein Rtf1-like: MAKRKNKPLIDSDSSSECSDLDSQFLNLTKKKKKTGDSPPPAKSKSKSSDSESDWDDDDNKKNNSKSSSSSGSDSESDARSDTSKKKSPARSNRKSSSDHSEADSRKKPEPKKTESRRSTDSAGSGKKKDTYSEPEEGEVSSHSSDNDSIDSEEEFDDGYDENLMGDEDDRARLAAMSEKEREQEIFKRIERRDLMKTRWEIERKLRLARRSAAERSASPGEIQRRREARRRRRALREQRQRERERERKEAREAEAERPEPKEPEKEKEPPPPSPGEIMDDSKDTDPERSASPLFGAKTERKRNVDDKRQNAMAALRAQRDAKATRVEHIKQKRKLEEQKKEEQDDADTEIISGTSKQSVKLKASDIYSDDSGSDSDDNKSQGRRSSSSSSSSGGEEEEKKREEVEIKYADSKDQINKLRLSRFKLERLVHLPFFSRVVNGCFVRIGIGNNNGNPVYRVAEIIDVYETAKVYNLGNTRTNKGLKLRHGTQDRVFRLEFVSNQEFTESEFQKWHKAIKDAGKKPPTMEFVRNKITEVKEALMYEFKEEDIEKIVAEKERFRSHPTNYAMKKTQLMKERDVAQLRGDDETAMELNAKIQELEERASQLDKTRTSSIQSISYINNRNRKLNVETAEKAIMEEVKAMKGKKADDPFTRRSTKPVMNFKSQNQKANELIGQQEDEEEQKIREEEEKAAHEREERERLAASQAAAAAAAPRPRGDSSSLYSLHDFDINIELDLPIAKSVSSQPKQVATKVKETGPKRSLNLEEYKKRHGLI, encoded by the exons CAATTTCTAAACTTgacaaagaaaaagaagaaaactgGAGACTCCCCTCCTCCTGCAAAGTCTAAAAGCAAATCCTCAGACAGTGAATCAGACTGGGATGATGATGACAATAAGAAGAATAACT CAAAATCTTCCTCATCATCAGGCTCAGATTCAGAAAGCGATGCTCGTAGCGACACTTCTAAAAAGAAATCTCCGGCTCGGAGTAATAGGAAGTCTTCCTCCGATCACTCTGAGGCTGACAGTAGAAAGAAACCAGAGCCTAAGAAGACTGAGAGTCGACGGAGCACTGACAGTGCTGGATCTGGAAAGAAGAAAGATACTTATAGTGAACCTGAAGAAG GTGAAGTATCATCACACTCATCAGACAATGACTCAATTGATTCAGAAGAAGAATTTGATGATGG GTACGACGAAAATCTCATGGGCGACGAAGATGACAGGGCGCGCTTGGCCGCTATGTCGGAGAAGGAGAGAGAACAAGAAATATTCAAACGAATCGAGAGGAGAGATCTCATGAAAACTAG ATGGGAGATAGAACGCAAGCTCCGTCTAGCCCGTCGTTCAGCGGCGGAACGTTCGGCATCTCCGGGCGAGATACAGCGACGACGTGAAGCGAGGAGGCGGAGACGAGCGCTGCGGGAACAACGACAGAGGGAGCGGGAGAGGGAGAGGAAAGAGGCTCGCG AAGCTGAAGCTGAGCGTCCCGAACCAAAAGAGCCAGAAAAGGAGAAAGAACCACCGCCACCAAGTCCTGGTGAAATCATGGACGATTCTAAAGATACAG ACCCCGAACGTTCCGCCTCCCCGCTATTCGGTGCGAAGACGGAACGCAAACGTAACGTGGACGACAAACGACAGAACGCCATGGCGGCGCTCCGAGCCCAGCGAGACGCCAAGGCTACGAGGGTCGAACACATCAAACAGAAGCGGAAACTTGAGGAGCAGAAGAAAGAGGAACAGGAT GATGCGGACACAGAAATAATCAGCGGCACAAGCAAACAGAGCGTCAAGTTGAAGGCATCAGACATATACTCCGACGACTCGGGCTCCGACTCCGATGATAACAAGTCACAAG GTCGTCGCAGTTCatcatcttcatcatcatcgGGCGGTGAGGAAGAGGAGAAGAAACGCGAGGAAGTCGAGATCAAATACGCAGACTCTAAGGATCAAATCAATAAACTTAGGCTTAGCAG gTTTAAACTAGAACGGTTAGTACATCTACCGTTCTTCTCGCGGGTCGTCAACGGCTGCTTCGTGAGGATCGGCATAGGAAATAATAATGGCAACCCGGTCTACAGG GTAGCAGAGATCATCGACGTGTACGAAACAGCGAAGGTGTACAACCTGGGCAACACCAGGACCAACAAGGGACTCAAGCTGCGGCACGGCACGCAGGACAGAGTGTTCCGACTTGAGTTTGTTAGCAATCAG GAATTCACAGAGAGCGAGTTTCAGAAATGGCACAAAGCGATAAAGGACGCGGGCAAGAAGCCTCCCACCATGGAGTTTGTGAGGAACAAGATCACTGAAGTTAAAGAGGCGCTTATGTATGAGTTTAAG GAAGAGGATATAGAAAAAATAGTAGCGGAAAAGGAACGTTTCCGATCACATCCCACCAACTACGCGATGAAGAAAACACAACTCATGAAGGAGAGAGATGTAGCACAATTAAG AGGTGACGACGAAACAGCGATGGAGCTGAACGCCAAGATCCAGGAGTTGGAGGAGCGCGCCAGTCAGCTCGACAAGACCCGAACATCCTCCATACAGAGTATCTCATACATCAACAATAGAAACAGGAAGCTTAACGTCGAAACCGCTGAGAAAGCTATCATGGAAGAG GTGAAAGCGATGAAAGGCAAGAAGGCAGACGACCCGTTCACGAGGCGGAGCACAAAACCTGTCATGAACTTCAAATCACAGAATCAGAAAGCTAAT GAGCTAATAGGTCAGCAAGAAGACGAAGAAGAACAGAAGATAAGAGAGGAAGAAGAGAAGGCGGCACATGAAAGAGAGGAGAGAGAAAGACTTGCG GCGTCCCAGGCGGCGGCAGCAGCAGCGGCCCCTCGTCCCCGCGGCGACAGCAGCAGCCTGTACTCGCTGCACGACTTCGACATCAACATCGAGCTCGACCTGCCCATCGCCA aATCCGTATCATCGCAACCGAAACAAGTAGCGACAAAAGTGAAAGAGACGGGCCCGAAGCGTTCATTAAACTTAGAAGAATACAAGAAACGCCACGGGCTCATATGA